The DNA segment ATCTTTATATCCCAAAAACGGTTTTTCTTCCTAAATTTATTCAAAAATTATTTCTACTGTTTCTTCTATTCTTTTTTTTGTATCTTCATCCTTTAAATTTTCTAATTTTTTCACTATCCTGGTTGAACTTATACTTCTCATCTGATCCAAGGCTATCTGTCCTTTAGTGTTTTTAGTATCTATATCTATTCTCGTCCCCCATTTTCTTATAACACTTGTGATTGGTGCCACTATTACCTGATTTGACAATTTATTATATATATTTGAACTTATCACTATACTTGGTCTTGTTTTCGTTATCTCCGTCCCTACTGAAGGGTCGTAGTTTACCAAAATAATATCGTATTTTTTATAACTCATCATCAAATCCCTGCCATTCTTCCCAATCTTTTTCATCATTTATTATTCCATTATCCTGGAAACTTTTTATGAACTCTTCTCTAAAAGCTGCTTTATCATGTTTTTTTATTAAGATTCCATTATCCTTAATTTCAAAATCAATTTCATCTCCTAATTTTATATTCAAACTATCTAAAATCTTTTTCGATATCAAAGTCCCATAAGAGTTTCCTATTTTTATTATATTTGACATTTTCTCACCTCTTTAGTTATAACATGTTATTACTTAATTATACTTAAAAAATTAAATAATGTCAACTCTTATAAAAAAATATTTCAGCAATCCATTACCAGACTCCCTCTGAGGTAATTTTGAGCCCGTAGAGTGTTTTTTCTGAAAAAGACTATCTGATCCTTGTCTCTGAAATTTGAAGAGCTTAAAATGACTCTGAGAAAAAAGGAAAGGATAACATCAAAATGACATTATCCCCATTAACCTTCAAATTAAAAAATGATGTTGTTACTAAAACATTACTTTTAATTTCTTTTTTCATTCAATCTTTTTATCTGCTAACTCTTCACATAGATGTTCTGCTTCTAGAAAAAATTATATATTTGGTGACTTTTTTTGGAAAAAATGGAGCTACCCCTTCTATTTCCATCATTTCCTTTTCTACTTTAATCTTATTATTCCAGCATTTCTTGCTAAAATAAAACTTAAAATCAATTATTTTGTTAGTATCTGTTACAAATTTCAAATCGTAGAATTAATATCTGTTTTTATTATGGAGGTATCCTTAATAACTCCTAATTTTTTTTTATCTTCTAAATTTTTTAAAAAAAACATTTGTTTATTTTTATTAAAAAAAATTTCATCATTTCCTAAAAACAGCCTGAAAATTTTTATTTCTTGGTTATCAGACTTAATACTAAAATAATAATCAAATCCTAAAAATCTATCTATTGAAGTTTTAGAAAATTCTATATTTTTTATTTCAAAATCTTTATAATTGAAATAATATCTTTCTTTTTTAAATAAAAATGTCTTCACTATAATTATATTTTCATTTTCCAATCTTATGCTTTCTTTTATTTCAAAATAAGTAAATTCTACAATTAAAAATAAAATAATTAGTATAATTAGAAGATAATATTCTAATTTTAGAGAAAAAAATAAACATAATAGAATAATAGGTAATTCTTCAATACCATAATTTCTTTTAAATTCCATAACTCTCCTTAATCAATATTAGTATGGTTTCTTATATCCATGACCTATCCCTAGCTTTTTTAATTCATTATAAGCTTGTGGTTGTAAAGTCTTATTATAATGTGGGTGAGACCCCATTTATGAGTAAGGATATACATTAACTCCATCCTAGGTATTAAATTTTTAATGTTCTTAAGCTATAACGTCCGATAATAAAGTGTTGAATTTTTATTTCAATTTATCCTGGATAATCTCACTCAATTTATTTCCTGAATCTAATCGCCAGACTCTTTCTGAGGTCATCCTGAGCCCGTAGAGTGTTTTTTATGTAAAAGACTATCTCTTTCCCTATCTTTGAAACTTGAAGGGCTTAAAACGAAGCTGAGGAAAAAGATAAGGATAACATCAAAATGACATTATCCTCACCTATCTTCAGTTACTCATTTTAAATAATCGAATCTCTGTTGAAGATTTGATCTGTAAAAACTAAAATATAATATTATAATTTTTTATAATAAAATAAAAAATTATAATGAACGAAATGGAGTAAAATATAAAATAGATGATATTATTTAATTTTCTTAGAAACAACATTTCAAACATACAAAATAATAGATAAAATGCATATATAAATATATATGGTATCAAATATATATATTTAATACTTTTGTATACGATATTTCCAATGAATCTAACTCTTATATTCATTATTATTGGTAAAAACGCAATAAATTGAATAAATAAATAAAAATATAAATTATTTACTAGCTTCGATACTTTATTAAAAATAATTTTGATTTTAGTCGTTTTCATTTATTTGACTTTCCTTTCTAAGCTCCTCGGCTCAAGATAATAATCCGGATTTCCAGAGCTCATATAATTATTCAATCTCCATATCCTATCTTTTATCTCTTTTTCACTTAATACAGATTTTCCAAAAATTTTTCTTCCTGCATTGTATGCTTTCATTTGTCTTTCAGAAAAATAAAGTGTTCCATTACTTGAAAATAACTCATAAAATTCATGATACTCTTTAGAGTAAATATCTGCTGCTACACGACTTCTTTCCAGTTCAATCTTAGCTACTGTCAATTTATAGAGTTCCTTTCTAGTGTTATCATCCATTATAATATCTTTGGCATCATAAATAATTTTTGCTACAGATCCACCTGATGATATTACTTTCGATACTGTTATAGTTTTTCCTGCTATTACAAATGATCCAGGAATAAATGCTGTCAAACCACCTATTAAAGCTGTCTCAGCTAAATCAGCAGTAAAAATAAGAAGATTATTTTCATTATTCTTTTTATTTGCATCTTCTTCTTTAAATCCGTATAATTCACCAAGACATTCTGCTCTTCCACTGCAAACTTTATCTAAAGTTGATTGTGCTGCATCAAAATATTTACTATTTTTAACATCAACAACCTTATCTAACAAATTTCTAATATCTCCATTTTCAACAGCCTTATTATAAGCATCTGTTCCTTCTTTAATTTTATCTTTTATACTCTCATCAGCAATTAAATTTGATTCCGTTCTATCTCCATTAATCTGTCCTACTTTCTTTGCTGAATCTTCGTCTACATCTTTATTAACATAAGTCCCATGAGATCCATCATGTTGCATATTCTTTCTCATTTCTTCAGCATTACCTGCTCCATGACCATTTACATTAATATAAACTATACCATTTTTATCATCTACTCCCATTATTTGATCAGGATCACCTTCAAAAAATTCTATTTTATAGTCACCCTTCCCAAATTCTTCTAAGGTTTGACGTAAACTATCTTCAATCAGTTTTTGAGCATCTGCATCCATTACAATTTTCCCATCTTCATTTTTATACTTATCTAACTGCTCTTGTAGCTTCTTATCTCTTCCTTCAACAAAAGCCTTTATATCATCTGATCTCTCACCCATATTATTTGATATTTGACCTAGTATTGTCTCTCCTTCATTCTTAGTTCCTTCTTGAATCCCCTGCACTATTTCTGGAACTAATGATACTGTTTTTAATATATCCTCCACAAACTGATCTCTTACCTTTTGATTCCCTAAATCTGTGTGTAGTACTGTATCGATCTGCTCTACAACTTCATCTTTTGTTATTACCTGAGCCTTATTTATATCTGTATTTATTCCCAGTTCATCCAAATCAAGTTTTTTTCCTGCTTCTGTTACTTCAGTATTTACAAATGTTGCATTACTATCCTGCTGTTTATCATGACTTCCATATTGTATTCCTGTTTGTGGTATTAAGGTATCTTTACTTATTCCACTTAACTGGATTCCAGAATTTTCTCCATTATCATGGTCTTTTAAATTTTCTACTACCACTTTATTTGCATCAATACTCAATTTTTCATTTGGATTTAAACTTCCTATTATTGATCCTACGTTAGTTAAAGTTTCACCAACCTTTATGCTTCCACCATTTTCTGCTATTATTGATGTCTGGTTATTCACCCATTTAGAATCTGCACTATCCTGACTATAACTTCCATTTAATGATGGTATTGCATATCCTTCTTCCTTATTACTTCCTGGCATTTTCCCTGAAACATCTACACCTACGCCATAGCTACTTCCATTTGATTTATATTCATCCTGCAAAGATATTATATTCAAATCCTTACCTATATCAAAATTAATTTTATCAGCTGTTACATTAGCTCCAGCAAAAGTTGCATCCTCTTTAGTTGTAAGCTGGAATGTTCCTCCTACATTTATTGTTGTGTTATCATAATACTTAGAATCTGTATTTGATTTTCCACCAGAGATATTCGCTCCACCTATTACATGATTATTAACTATATCATAACCTGCATTTATTCCACTAGAACTTGATTTTGTATTATTACTATATGTATTTTCTCCAGCTAGTGCTACAAAATTCTTAGCATCTACTATAAAATTATCTCCTACTGTCACTTTTTGATTTACTAATTTTACATCTCCTTCTGATTGTATTATAAAGTTAT comes from the Sebaldella termitidis ATCC 33386 genome and includes:
- a CDS encoding type II toxin-antitoxin system PemK/MazF family toxin encodes the protein MMSYKKYDIILVNYDPSVGTEITKTRPSIVISSNIYNKLSNQVIVAPITSVIRKWGTRIDIDTKNTKGQIALDQMRSISSTRIVKKLENLKDEDTKKRIEETVEIIFE
- a CDS encoding AbrB/MazE/SpoVT family DNA-binding domain-containing protein is translated as MSNIIKIGNSYGTLISKKILDSLNIKLGDEIDFEIKDNGILIKKHDKAAFREEFIKSFQDNGIINDEKDWEEWQGFDDEL